GCCGATGACGGAGCGATCGGCGAATCGTTCCTCACCGGCAACAGCCAACTCGCCGCGGCTGGCACGTTGAACCTGGGCGCCGCCTTCTCGGTCGGCGATCCGCAAGATCTGAACTTCCAGTACGCTCAAGCGACCAATAGCCGCACCGCCGATTTCAACGGCAACGGCGTCGTCGACGGCAGCGACTTCCTCGCCTGGCAACGGGGTAACGGAACCGTGGGCGCCGGCGCCACGAAGGCGAGCGGCAATGCCAACACCGATCAGCTCATCAATGCCGCCGACCTGGCCATTTGGAAGAACGAGTTCGGCAACTCGGCGATTCCGAAGACGCCTGGCCAGTTGGTCCGAGGGAACGTACGGTACGTCACCTCGTTCGCCGTCGCCGCCGTCCCCGAACCATCGTCGATCGCGCTCATCGGATTGGGCGTGGCCGGATTCGCGCTGAAGCGCCGTCGATAACAGAGCAACGAGGTAGCGGGGCGAAGCGAACGAAGAGCGCAGAGAACAGATTCGCGGATTTAGAGAACAGGCAGAGTTGAGGAACGGAACCATGAGCAGGTGCGCATCAGTCCGAAAGCGAGGCCAGCGACGATTGCACGTCGCCGCTGGTTTCACGCTCGTTGAATTGCTAGTGGTGATCGCCATTATCGGCGTCCTGGTCGCGTTGCTGCTGCCGGCGGTGCAGGCCGCCCGCGAGGCGGCGCGGCGGTCGACATGTCAGAACAACCTCAAGCAGATTGGCCTCGGGCTGCAGATGCACCACGACGCCAAAGGCTACTTCCCCACGGGGGCGGCGAGCGGCGAAGGATCGATGTGGTCGTACGGCCTGCTGCCATTCCTCGAGCAAAGCGGCGCCGTCAGCATGTCGAAGGTCGGCGAAGGCGCCGCCGGCAACTTCAACTGGGCCAACTCCGGTCCCTACGATTCCACGACGATCGCGAACGACCCGGCGTCGCGCAATCTCCTGCTTTGCGAGATGCCGTTCCAAGTTTTCCGCTGCCCCTCGGCTGGCTTGCCTGAAAATCAGGCCGACGTCTCGACGCAGAACTGGATGGTGATGAAGCGGTCGCCAGCGTCGTATATCGGCAGCGCGACCGGATTTTTGCTCGACCAGAATGTCACCACGCCCAGCATGAACAGCGTTTACATGAGCGAGCTCGACGGCGTCCTCTTCGCGCTGAGCAAGATCTCGATCAAGCATGTGCTCGACGGAACGTCCAATACGATGATCGTCGGCGAAGCCGTGCACGACGCCGACGGTCAAGCGGCCATCACCAGAAGGGAAATGGATGTCGGCAGCAGGAAAGATCACTGGGTGATCGGCAGCGACGACATCGACGGCACCGGCGGCGCCACTGCCGCCCGCGATCTCTCGGAGTGTCTCGGCTCGACGGCCGTCCCGCCGAACTTTCAACGCGGGTTGCTCAATACCGAGGTCTGCGCCGGCGGCAACGCGTCGAGCGCGGACTGCCAGAAGTTTCAGTTGA
This sequence is a window from Lacipirellula parvula. Protein-coding genes within it:
- a CDS encoding DUF1559 domain-containing protein, encoding MSRCASVRKRGQRRLHVAAGFTLVELLVVIAIIGVLVALLLPAVQAAREAARRSTCQNNLKQIGLGLQMHHDAKGYFPTGAASGEGSMWSYGLLPFLEQSGAVSMSKVGEGAAGNFNWANSGPYDSTTIANDPASRNLLLCEMPFQVFRCPSAGLPENQADVSTQNWMVMKRSPASYIGSATGFLLDQNVTTPSMNSVYMSELDGVLFALSKISIKHVLDGTSNTMIVGEAVHDADGQAAITRREMDVGSRKDHWVIGSDDIDGTGGATAARDLSECLGSTAVPPNFQRGLLNTEVCAGGNASSADCQKFQLTFGSTHPGMTQIAHCDGSAAVVTDDVDPIVWRDLATRDSQTALPTTP